One genomic window of Eggerthella timonensis includes the following:
- a CDS encoding helix-turn-helix transcriptional regulator, whose translation MNEVWFCYTMLFILMCLFSASMSLSAYFVSHRTTYLGVMAFFIAFCLETSLIFLDEYSYLKPETLAEIVTFPFLHPWIKLAFSTLFIVSVWWVVLEYVERRSWARIAVPCCACVLVQAVVVVTVQDSRLSQWIFYGTRDLCVAAALAYGFWSYRRGADEALRQHLLRMRKPFLVFAVMIALVFTEDSVMMYYLAPQITDLSFTYHLSERNMCENVAVIFCAVLAIRSAADTLSIRFHEPPTAATTKVQQRAHTQLARFADRHALTPRERDVLALLLEGKDNQNIASALTLSLGTVKAHVHNIYRKANVSSRQQLLQSFWKED comes from the coding sequence ATGAACGAGGTTTGGTTCTGCTACACCATGCTGTTCATCCTGATGTGCCTGTTTTCGGCCAGCATGTCGCTGTCGGCCTACTTCGTGTCGCACCGCACCACCTACCTGGGCGTCATGGCGTTCTTCATCGCTTTCTGCCTGGAAACGTCGCTCATCTTCCTGGACGAGTACTCGTATCTGAAACCCGAGACGCTCGCGGAGATCGTGACGTTCCCCTTCCTGCACCCGTGGATCAAGCTGGCGTTCTCCACGCTGTTCATCGTCAGCGTGTGGTGGGTGGTGCTGGAGTACGTCGAGCGTCGCAGCTGGGCGCGCATCGCCGTCCCCTGCTGCGCGTGCGTGCTCGTGCAAGCCGTCGTCGTGGTGACGGTGCAGGACTCTCGGCTGAGCCAGTGGATCTTCTACGGCACGCGCGATCTGTGCGTGGCGGCCGCGCTGGCCTACGGGTTCTGGTCGTATCGTCGAGGCGCCGACGAGGCGCTGCGACAGCACCTGCTGCGCATGAGGAAGCCGTTTCTCGTGTTCGCCGTGATGATAGCGCTCGTGTTCACGGAGGATTCCGTCATGATGTACTACCTTGCGCCGCAGATCACCGACCTGTCCTTCACGTACCACCTCAGCGAGCGCAACATGTGCGAGAACGTCGCCGTCATCTTCTGCGCCGTGCTGGCCATCCGTTCGGCGGCCGACACCCTGTCCATCCGCTTCCACGAGCCGCCTACCGCCGCCACCACGAAGGTGCAGCAGCGCGCCCACACCCAGCTGGCGCGCTTCGCCGACCGCCACGCGCTCACGCCGCGCGAACGCGACGTGCTGGCCCTGCTGCTGGAAGGCAAAGACAACCAGAACATCGCGAGCGCGCTCACGCTGTCGCTCGGCACGGTGAAGGCGCACGTGCACAACATCTACCGCAAGGCGAACGTCAGCTCGCGCCAGCAGCTGCTGCAAAGCTTCTGGAAGGAAGACTGA
- a CDS encoding MATE family efflux transporter — MAEDATAVAVNDEDRELATKPVHGLFVKYSLITLIGMAAQAVMVILEGVIIGNGLGSFGLAVVGIIMPLELLNLALGGSLGMGVATVAGNRLGAGDAAGARKAFSQGFWLSTYLILAISVLIFIFAPQIALMLGATPDLVDGVVTFMRIFVCFYPFCILGQMMSSVLRVDEKPALATAAMFGSAVLAIVWLYCSIFLANMGVAGAAVYYGTSIGLWFVVVFYFIFSKHTNFKIKLSDMKIEGKLCREILVIGLPTFLVQAASLVYTTVINNYLGVLGGDLEISAFAILNGYLVYILNMMWLCSTYGVQPLASVNFGAKRPDRLRTLIRVAVVDTAGAIAVISALFIVCAVPICTIFCGNEPDLIALAAANALPLCALACLGSVSNVMSAYFQAVDKVVVATVLGMSRYLIFTVPCIMIMSSFMGITGVWWAQPVADVLCFAFTMVFVVRELRRLSSLRAETAPDTSDLSQEGAVA; from the coding sequence ATGGCAGAAGATGCAACCGCCGTGGCGGTCAACGACGAGGACCGCGAGCTCGCCACGAAACCCGTGCACGGCCTGTTCGTCAAGTACTCGCTCATCACGCTCATCGGCATGGCCGCGCAGGCCGTCATGGTTATCTTGGAGGGGGTGATCATCGGCAACGGCCTGGGATCGTTCGGCCTGGCCGTCGTGGGCATCATCATGCCGCTCGAGCTGCTGAACCTGGCGCTGGGCGGATCGCTGGGCATGGGCGTAGCCACCGTGGCGGGCAACCGCCTGGGAGCGGGCGACGCAGCGGGCGCGCGCAAGGCGTTCTCGCAGGGCTTCTGGCTGTCCACCTACCTGATCCTCGCCATCTCGGTGCTCATCTTCATCTTCGCGCCGCAGATCGCCCTCATGCTGGGCGCCACGCCCGACCTCGTCGACGGCGTGGTCACGTTCATGCGCATCTTCGTGTGCTTCTACCCGTTCTGCATCCTCGGCCAGATGATGTCGTCGGTGCTGCGCGTGGACGAGAAGCCGGCGCTGGCAACCGCCGCCATGTTCGGCTCGGCCGTGCTGGCCATCGTGTGGCTGTACTGCTCCATCTTCCTGGCGAACATGGGCGTGGCCGGCGCCGCCGTGTACTACGGCACGTCCATCGGCTTGTGGTTCGTCGTGGTGTTCTACTTCATCTTCAGCAAGCACACGAACTTCAAGATCAAGCTGTCGGACATGAAGATCGAGGGCAAGCTGTGCCGCGAGATCCTCGTCATCGGCCTGCCCACCTTCCTCGTGCAGGCGGCCAGCCTCGTGTACACCACCGTCATCAACAACTACCTGGGCGTGCTGGGCGGCGACCTGGAGATTTCCGCGTTCGCCATCCTCAACGGATACCTCGTGTACATCCTCAACATGATGTGGCTGTGCTCCACCTACGGCGTGCAGCCCCTGGCCAGCGTCAACTTCGGCGCCAAGCGCCCCGACCGCCTGAGGACGCTCATCCGCGTGGCCGTGGTGGACACCGCCGGCGCCATCGCCGTGATCTCGGCGCTGTTCATCGTGTGCGCCGTCCCCATCTGCACCATCTTCTGCGGCAACGAGCCCGACCTCATCGCGCTGGCCGCCGCGAACGCCCTGCCGCTGTGCGCGCTGGCGTGCCTCGGAAGCGTGTCGAACGTGATGTCGGCGTACTTCCAGGCCGTGGACAAGGTGGTCGTCGCCACGGTGCTCGGCATGAGCCGCTATTTGATCTTCACCGTCCCCTGCATCATGATCATGTCCTCGTTCATGGGCATCACGGGCGTATGGTGGGCGCAGCCGGTGGCCGACGTGCTGTGCTTCGCGTTCACCATGGTGTTCGTGGTGCGCGAGCTGCGCCGCCTGAGCTCGCTGCGCGCCGAGACCGCACCCGATACGTCTGACCTCTCGCAGGAAGGAGCCGTCGCATGA
- a CDS encoding amidohydrolase: MKPADLILSSTRIFTAEPGVDATMDGSIAIESGRIVFVGPREGASAYAGPATREVDLGDAFVCPGFHDSHLHFFPSAMDRSPYVVFCEGTCPEDCVEALKQVEDARPTDEFMLSYGWYHPLWDNPVLPSKDILDAAYPDRPVCLQSGDSHTLWTNSKGLEKFGITKDSVPPAGGIYQKDEHGELTGIIQETAATQLIPTMLQFSEEETNAGIKQFLADLNAEGITSVCDVSLLAVPGGDFVRDDVYRGLAERGELTVRINMFPTALEDLTRARALRDEFAGNDLLRSPGLKQFFDGVSSTHTAWLTEPYANAAYEGECGAPVTDPERMRRIVLGAAEEGFAVRIHTIGDRAIHVALDIFEEAREKFGPVTGQNGLEHLENFLPEDIARLAELDVSANCQPPHTVLDPNGIERDLGPERARWMWPYRSYLDAGVKFSFGTDSPVVDINSREVIYDAVTRQSPATGEPAGGWQPQEKIDAADAVRAYTLGSAVAAGRGDEVGSLEVGKLADLAVLDTDLVTCAPEEILRAKVLATYLGGKKVFGE, encoded by the coding sequence ATGAAGCCGGCCGATCTGATTCTGAGCAGCACCCGCATCTTCACCGCCGAGCCGGGCGTCGACGCCACGATGGATGGCAGCATCGCCATCGAGAGCGGCCGCATCGTCTTCGTCGGCCCGCGCGAGGGGGCGTCCGCCTACGCAGGGCCCGCCACCCGGGAGGTCGACCTGGGCGACGCGTTCGTCTGCCCCGGCTTCCACGATTCCCACCTGCACTTCTTCCCCTCGGCGATGGACCGCTCGCCCTACGTGGTGTTCTGCGAGGGAACGTGTCCCGAGGATTGCGTCGAGGCGCTCAAGCAGGTGGAGGACGCCCGGCCGACCGACGAATTCATGCTGTCGTACGGCTGGTACCACCCGCTGTGGGACAACCCCGTGCTGCCGAGCAAGGACATCCTCGACGCCGCCTACCCCGACCGCCCCGTGTGCCTGCAGTCTGGCGACTCTCATACGCTGTGGACGAATTCGAAGGGGCTCGAGAAGTTCGGCATCACGAAAGACTCGGTGCCGCCCGCCGGCGGCATCTACCAAAAAGACGAGCACGGCGAGCTGACCGGCATCATCCAGGAGACCGCCGCCACGCAGCTCATCCCCACCATGCTGCAGTTCAGCGAGGAGGAGACGAACGCCGGCATCAAGCAGTTCCTGGCAGACCTCAACGCCGAGGGCATCACGAGCGTGTGCGACGTGTCGCTCTTGGCCGTGCCGGGCGGCGACTTCGTGCGCGACGACGTGTACCGCGGGCTCGCCGAGCGCGGCGAGCTGACGGTGCGCATCAACATGTTCCCCACCGCGCTCGAGGACCTCACCCGCGCCCGTGCGCTGCGCGACGAGTTCGCCGGCAACGACCTCTTGCGCTCGCCCGGCCTCAAGCAGTTCTTCGACGGCGTGTCGTCCACCCACACCGCCTGGCTCACCGAGCCGTATGCGAACGCGGCGTACGAGGGCGAATGCGGCGCGCCAGTCACCGACCCCGAGCGCATGCGCCGGATCGTGCTGGGCGCGGCCGAGGAGGGCTTCGCCGTACGCATCCACACCATCGGCGACCGCGCCATCCACGTGGCGCTCGACATCTTCGAGGAGGCGCGCGAGAAGTTCGGCCCCGTGACCGGCCAGAACGGGTTGGAGCACCTCGAGAACTTCCTGCCGGAGGACATCGCGCGGCTGGCCGAGCTCGACGTGTCGGCCAACTGCCAGCCGCCCCACACGGTGCTCGACCCGAACGGCATCGAGCGCGATCTGGGGCCCGAGCGAGCGCGATGGATGTGGCCGTATCGCAGCTACCTCGACGCGGGCGTGAAGTTCTCGTTCGGCACCGACTCGCCCGTGGTGGACATCAACTCGCGCGAGGTGATCTACGACGCCGTCACGCGCCAGAGCCCGGCCACCGGCGAGCCCGCGGGCGGCTGGCAGCCTCAGGAGAAGATCGACGCCGCCGACGCCGTGCGCGCCTACACGCTGGGCAGCGCCGTCGCCGCGGGGCGCGGCGACGAGGTCGGGTCGCTCGAGGTGGGCAAGCTGGCCGACCTCGCGGTGCTCGACACCGACCTCGTGACGTGCGCGCCGGAGGAGATCCTGCGAGCGAAGGTGCTGGCCACGTACCTGGGCGGCAAGAAGGTGTTCGGGGAGTAA
- a CDS encoding MATE family efflux transporter: MDELLIEPEPTERELGCAPIKPLFARYAAITFAGMLAQMVMVVLEGLIIGNGLGPLGLAAVTVILPLELLNLALGGALGMGTAAAAGQRLGSGDAKGAQKVFAQGFWLSAYLLVALSAAIALFAPQIATLLGATADIHADVTAFIRLLMCFYPFCTLGQLLCSLLRTDEKPSLASALAVIASVVSLLWLYVCVYVLQLGFAAAGAYYGMSTGLWFFAILYFQFNKKSTFKVTLSGMKLEREVCGAILWQGLPLFLVQAASLVYTMVINNYLGALGGDPDLAAFAVINGYVVYLLDMLCLSATYGLQPIASFNCGARHHGRLRELVKVSLGGTFAVVAVVCGLVIAFAAPISAFFIGDDPALVELTASHFLPLLVCAPFGFMAQVASAYFQAVGQERTSIVLGICRYLLFAIPLIVILAAVEGLTGVWWSQPPADLLAAGLAVALAAREYRKLKRADADASALGAPEGEALVEGA, encoded by the coding sequence ATGGACGAGCTGCTCATCGAGCCCGAACCCACCGAACGCGAGCTGGGATGCGCTCCCATCAAGCCGCTGTTCGCACGCTACGCCGCCATCACGTTCGCCGGCATGCTGGCCCAGATGGTGATGGTGGTGCTCGAGGGGCTCATCATCGGCAACGGCCTGGGGCCGCTCGGGCTGGCGGCCGTCACCGTCATCCTCCCGCTCGAGCTGCTGAACCTGGCGCTGGGCGGCGCGTTGGGCATGGGCACCGCTGCCGCTGCCGGCCAGCGCCTCGGCAGCGGCGACGCGAAGGGCGCGCAGAAGGTGTTCGCGCAGGGCTTCTGGCTGTCGGCGTACCTGCTCGTGGCGCTTTCCGCGGCCATTGCCTTGTTCGCGCCGCAGATCGCCACGCTGTTGGGCGCCACGGCCGACATCCACGCCGACGTGACGGCGTTCATCCGCCTGCTCATGTGCTTCTACCCGTTCTGCACGCTGGGGCAGCTGCTGTGCTCGCTCTTGCGCACCGACGAGAAGCCGTCGCTCGCCTCGGCGCTGGCCGTCATCGCATCGGTCGTGTCGCTGTTGTGGCTGTACGTGTGCGTGTACGTGCTGCAGCTGGGCTTCGCCGCTGCGGGCGCGTACTACGGCATGAGCACGGGGCTGTGGTTCTTCGCCATCCTGTACTTCCAGTTTAACAAGAAATCCACCTTCAAGGTGACGCTCTCGGGCATGAAGCTGGAGCGCGAGGTGTGCGGCGCCATCCTGTGGCAAGGATTGCCGCTGTTCCTGGTGCAGGCCGCCAGCCTCGTGTACACGATGGTCATCAACAACTACCTGGGCGCGCTGGGAGGCGACCCCGATCTCGCCGCGTTCGCCGTGATCAACGGCTACGTCGTCTACCTCTTGGATATGCTGTGCCTGAGCGCCACGTACGGGTTGCAGCCCATCGCCAGCTTCAACTGCGGCGCACGGCACCACGGCCGCCTGCGCGAACTGGTGAAGGTGAGTCTGGGCGGCACGTTCGCCGTGGTGGCCGTGGTGTGCGGGCTGGTCATCGCATTCGCGGCGCCCATCTCGGCGTTCTTCATCGGCGACGACCCCGCCCTCGTCGAGCTGACAGCCTCTCACTTCCTGCCGCTGCTCGTGTGCGCGCCGTTCGGGTTCATGGCGCAGGTGGCCTCGGCGTACTTCCAGGCCGTCGGTCAGGAGCGCACGTCCATCGTGCTGGGCATCTGCCGCTACCTGCTGTTCGCCATCCCGCTGATCGTGATCCTCGCTGCCGTCGAAGGCCTCACGGGCGTGTGGTGGTCGCAGCCGCCCGCCGACCTGCTGGCCGCCGGCCTGGCCGTGGCGCTGGCCGCCCGCGAATACCGCAAGCTCAAGCGCGCGGACGCGGATGCGAGCGCGCTGGGAGCGCCGGAGGGGGAAGCGCTGGTCGAAGGGGCGTAG
- a CDS encoding response regulator transcription factor: protein MALDERKRVVAALVGLAVMGIWVNLVGYGGVFLEPASTDSSLETTRYAYHAGRVTVSLLILVVPGAFERFGRGMRTYLPLVMCFCTAGFAIAFHQTLVAPAVLGVGVSFVLGVGYLWIVASFYIALARAVPLRPAIVVALASQVIEQVLSVAASSALSATAQIVVCCVCPLVALVALPRAWRKRDADRAGVVADRARSHLHLLLIASGVAIVTLSAVSNVGIWGSARAEYVADDALVSCVRTCLACVLLTAFTLGTLVASADKPLGYRYQVPFLVIVGCFMLAVLKQVFPGMWSEPVTVVLLAAEFFSHILTWTLVMNAEKDLAGPSYFNAGMSLAPYSVCSIAWIFLLETNQVASAFVVLAVSYALIIVVAVHPRLLYERRQSTLTSAEALNEYTIEGEPEIPLESNGAAVVEVVDRRCVLLGERYGLSQRETQVLSLLAQGRSRPAIQRELVLSEGTVKTHVAHIYEKMGVGSRQEVFDIVYDAGVDGETAPASS, encoded by the coding sequence ATGGCGCTTGACGAGCGCAAGCGCGTCGTCGCAGCGCTTGTGGGTTTGGCGGTGATGGGCATCTGGGTGAACCTGGTCGGATACGGTGGAGTGTTTCTCGAGCCGGCGTCAACCGATTCCTCGCTCGAGACGACGAGGTACGCGTATCATGCGGGACGCGTGACGGTTTCGCTGTTGATTCTCGTCGTTCCGGGGGCGTTCGAACGCTTCGGACGCGGCATGCGGACGTACCTGCCGCTGGTCATGTGCTTCTGCACCGCAGGTTTCGCTATTGCGTTTCACCAGACGCTTGTGGCTCCGGCAGTGCTCGGCGTGGGCGTATCGTTCGTGCTCGGTGTGGGGTACCTGTGGATCGTGGCGTCGTTCTATATCGCGCTGGCTCGGGCTGTTCCGTTGCGTCCAGCCATCGTCGTGGCACTTGCGAGCCAGGTGATCGAACAGGTGTTGAGCGTTGCGGCAAGCTCGGCGTTGAGCGCGACTGCGCAGATCGTCGTGTGCTGCGTATGCCCGCTCGTCGCGTTGGTCGCTCTGCCGCGCGCATGGCGGAAGCGTGATGCCGATCGGGCGGGCGTCGTGGCCGACAGGGCGCGCTCGCATCTGCACTTGTTGCTCATCGCCTCGGGGGTTGCCATCGTCACGCTTAGCGCAGTGAGCAACGTAGGCATATGGGGAAGCGCGCGAGCCGAATACGTTGCCGATGATGCGCTGGTTTCCTGTGTGCGGACGTGCCTCGCGTGCGTGCTGCTGACCGCATTCACGCTGGGTACGCTCGTGGCTTCGGCCGACAAGCCGCTGGGGTATCGCTACCAGGTGCCGTTCCTCGTCATCGTGGGATGCTTCATGCTGGCGGTACTCAAGCAGGTGTTTCCCGGCATGTGGAGCGAGCCGGTTACGGTGGTGCTGCTGGCAGCCGAATTCTTCTCGCATATCCTCACCTGGACGCTTGTCATGAATGCGGAGAAGGATCTTGCGGGACCGTCGTATTTCAACGCCGGCATGTCGCTGGCACCGTATAGCGTATGTTCGATCGCGTGGATATTCCTGCTCGAGACCAATCAGGTTGCATCGGCATTCGTGGTGCTTGCGGTGTCGTATGCGCTCATCATCGTAGTGGCCGTGCATCCGCGCTTATTGTACGAACGACGCCAGAGTACGCTTACGTCGGCGGAAGCGCTTAACGAGTATACGATCGAGGGGGAGCCCGAGATTCCGCTCGAGAGCAACGGCGCTGCCGTGGTCGAAGTCGTAGACCGTCGCTGCGTGCTTTTGGGCGAACGCTATGGATTGTCTCAACGCGAGACGCAGGTGCTGTCGCTTCTGGCGCAGGGCAGGTCGCGCCCGGCCATTCAGCGCGAGCTCGTGCTGTCTGAAGGAACCGTGAAGACCCACGTCGCCCACATCTACGAGAAGATGGGCGTCGGCTCGCGCCAGGAGGTGTTCGACATCGTGTACGATGCGGGCGTCGACGGGGAGACGGCCCCCGCGTCTTCGTGA
- a CDS encoding FAD-dependent oxidoreductase, producing MGASSVSRRDFLRNAGLAAAGAAVGASALGLTGCTDQAADGGTGQEAWNKEADVVVVGFGGAGACAAIAAADAGASVILLEKNAEAEHLSNTLMSGGIFHSPDKDGDKEALKEYLRGMFSGENLPTKNEGEQSPLFVDGIVEKFAEYEPLNVEFMQSLDPDFKVIERGGAAFPDFPGAEKAGYKSYNSTYGKSATGPKFPTIDMPKEDTAAGLAFFNCLKTGIADRTDRIEVAYETPGQKLIQNDAGEVIGVVAQQGGSDVRIKAKKGVILTTGGYEYNEEMRRAFLEGEGMTGWAFYGTLSNEGDGIRMGCEVGAQLAKVGKAASRLIWSCPDVTKNDCNVGSITDSVGGAGTIVVNSEGRRFMNETLITKDPSRYFSYKNAVHMDIEKLEFPNNPSYMIIDETKRTSAPLVNITLSTCGFGIIPWDEDNQTAIDKGWLIKADTIEELAEKIRDTHELNKGRMDPAVLAATMEQYQHMVDTGVDEEFGRTSKSKDPLTGEETDKGFQPISTPPFYAMPLVAGGPNTKGGLQADGERRVIDWRNEPIPRLYSAGEMSSCFKFVYQGGGNVTECIVCGRIAGENAAAETAWDSEK from the coding sequence ATGGGAGCATCATCGGTTTCACGTCGCGATTTTCTGCGCAACGCAGGCCTGGCCGCAGCGGGAGCGGCCGTGGGCGCCTCGGCGCTCGGCCTGACGGGCTGCACCGATCAGGCGGCCGACGGCGGCACCGGCCAGGAGGCATGGAACAAGGAAGCGGACGTAGTCGTCGTGGGCTTCGGCGGCGCGGGCGCATGCGCGGCCATCGCTGCGGCCGACGCGGGCGCCAGCGTCATCCTGCTCGAGAAGAACGCGGAAGCGGAGCACCTCAGCAACACGCTCATGTCCGGCGGCATCTTCCACTCGCCCGACAAGGATGGCGACAAGGAAGCGCTCAAGGAATACCTGCGCGGCATGTTCTCGGGCGAGAATCTGCCGACGAAGAACGAGGGCGAGCAGTCACCTCTGTTCGTGGATGGCATTGTGGAGAAGTTCGCCGAGTACGAGCCGCTCAACGTCGAATTCATGCAGAGCCTCGACCCCGATTTCAAGGTGATCGAGCGCGGCGGCGCGGCTTTCCCCGACTTCCCCGGTGCCGAAAAAGCGGGCTACAAGAGCTACAACAGCACGTACGGCAAGTCGGCCACGGGGCCCAAGTTCCCCACTATCGACATGCCGAAGGAAGACACGGCCGCCGGCCTCGCATTCTTCAACTGCTTGAAGACGGGCATCGCCGACCGCACCGACAGGATCGAAGTAGCCTACGAAACGCCCGGCCAGAAACTCATTCAAAACGATGCGGGCGAAGTGATCGGCGTCGTCGCCCAACAGGGAGGGTCCGACGTCCGCATCAAGGCGAAAAAGGGCGTCATCCTCACGACCGGCGGTTACGAGTACAATGAGGAGATGCGCCGCGCGTTTCTCGAAGGCGAGGGCATGACCGGCTGGGCGTTCTACGGCACGCTTTCCAACGAGGGAGACGGCATTCGCATGGGATGCGAGGTAGGCGCCCAGTTGGCGAAAGTCGGCAAGGCGGCATCACGCCTCATCTGGTCGTGCCCCGACGTGACGAAGAACGACTGCAACGTGGGCTCCATCACCGATTCGGTTGGCGGCGCCGGCACCATCGTCGTGAATTCCGAGGGCCGTCGCTTCATGAACGAGACGCTCATCACGAAAGACCCGAGCCGCTACTTCTCGTACAAGAACGCCGTGCACATGGACATCGAGAAGCTGGAATTCCCGAACAACCCGTCGTACATGATCATCGACGAAACGAAGCGCACGTCGGCTCCGCTGGTCAACATCACGCTTTCTACCTGCGGATTCGGCATCATTCCTTGGGACGAGGACAACCAGACCGCCATCGACAAGGGATGGCTCATCAAAGCCGATACCATTGAGGAGCTGGCTGAGAAGATCCGCGACACCCACGAGCTCAACAAGGGTCGCATGGATCCCGCCGTGCTGGCCGCCACGATGGAGCAGTACCAGCACATGGTGGACACCGGCGTCGACGAGGAGTTCGGTCGCACAAGCAAGTCGAAGGACCCGCTGACCGGCGAAGAGACGGACAAGGGATTCCAGCCCATCAGCACGCCGCCGTTCTACGCGATGCCGCTCGTGGCGGGCGGCCCCAACACGAAGGGCGGTCTCCAGGCAGACGGCGAGCGCCGCGTCATCGACTGGCGCAACGAGCCCATCCCGCGCCTGTACTCGGCCGGCGAGATGTCGTCGTGCTTCAAGTTCGTGTACCAAGGCGGCGGTAACGTGACCGAATGCATCGTATGCGGGCGCATTGCCGGCGAGAACGCCGCAGCCGAAACCGCCTGGGATTCCGAGAAGTAA
- a CDS encoding cytochrome c3 family protein, translated as MDDASCLAATHAAEGATCATCHTDESGLASAHENATPDAAKKRATKLRSTTIDEPACLSCHGSYEDLATKTANLTLLTDSEGTTVNPHAMPENEDHASTDCASCHVMHDSEPTEESAPEYCESCHHAGVYSCHTCHD; from the coding sequence ATGGACGATGCGTCATGCCTGGCCGCCACGCACGCCGCCGAGGGGGCCACGTGCGCGACCTGCCACACCGACGAGAGCGGCCTGGCGAGCGCCCACGAGAACGCAACGCCCGACGCGGCCAAGAAACGCGCCACCAAGCTGCGCAGCACCACCATCGACGAGCCCGCATGCCTCTCATGCCATGGCAGCTACGAGGACCTCGCGACAAAGACCGCCAATCTTACCTTGCTTACCGACAGTGAGGGCACGACGGTGAACCCTCACGCTATGCCCGAGAACGAAGACCACGCATCCACCGACTGCGCAAGCTGCCACGTTATGCACGACAGCGAACCGACCGAAGAGAGCGCGCCAGAATACTGCGAGTCTTGCCACCACGCCGGCGTGTACTCCTGCCACACCTGCCACGACTAG
- the arcC gene encoding carbamate kinase — protein MPYQKGPGKSVVIALGGNALGSTPEEQLELVKHTAQNIVDMVAEGINVVVSHGNGPQVGMIESAFDYANTHDGKTPAMPLPECGAMSQGYIGYQLSQALLGELKERGIMRSSVALVTQTVVDADDPAFEDPTKPVGAFLSEDEAVRLAAETGAVFKEDAGRGWRQVVASPQPQRVVEFDAVKDLMDDGYVVVCAGGGGVPVVEDASGYHGVPAVIDKDRSSAKLAAEFEADMLVILTAVEKVAINFNTPEQEEIDVMDVAQAERYIEEGQFAPGSMLPKVEACIEYVRAYPEGRALITSLERAAAGLKGETGTLIVA, from the coding sequence ATGCCCTATCAGAAAGGTCCCGGCAAGTCGGTGGTCATCGCGTTGGGCGGCAACGCCTTGGGCTCGACTCCCGAAGAGCAGCTCGAACTGGTGAAGCACACCGCGCAGAACATCGTCGACATGGTGGCCGAGGGCATCAACGTCGTCGTCTCGCACGGCAACGGGCCGCAGGTCGGCATGATCGAGAGCGCGTTCGACTATGCGAACACGCACGACGGCAAAACCCCGGCCATGCCGCTTCCCGAGTGCGGCGCGATGAGCCAGGGCTACATCGGCTATCAGCTGTCCCAGGCGCTGCTGGGCGAGCTGAAGGAGCGCGGCATCATGCGCTCGTCGGTTGCGCTCGTCACGCAGACCGTGGTGGATGCGGACGACCCCGCGTTCGAGGATCCCACGAAGCCCGTGGGCGCGTTCCTCTCCGAGGACGAGGCCGTGCGCCTCGCCGCCGAGACGGGCGCCGTGTTCAAGGAGGACGCCGGGCGCGGATGGCGCCAGGTGGTCGCGTCTCCGCAGCCCCAGCGCGTCGTGGAGTTCGACGCCGTCAAGGACCTCATGGACGACGGCTACGTGGTGGTGTGCGCCGGCGGCGGTGGCGTGCCGGTCGTCGAGGACGCGAGCGGCTACCACGGCGTGCCGGCCGTCATCGACAAGGACCGCTCGAGCGCCAAGCTGGCCGCCGAGTTCGAGGCCGACATGCTCGTCATCCTCACGGCGGTGGAGAAGGTTGCTATCAACTTCAACACGCCCGAGCAGGAGGAGATCGACGTCATGGACGTGGCCCAGGCCGAGCGCTACATCGAGGAGGGCCAGTTCGCACCGGGCAGCATGCTGCCGAAGGTGGAGGCCTGCATCGAGTACGTGCGCGCCTACCCCGAGGGCCGCGCGCTCATCACCTCGCTCGAACGCGCCGCCGCCGGCCTCAAAGGCGAGACGGGAACGCTGATCGTCGCGTAG